GCAAAGTCAGGGGCGCAGCTTCTCATGCGGCACCCCGAACGATTGGACCAACGACGAGACCTGGCACTACGCATCGACCGGAACATCGAACGCACCGACCAGATGGTGCGGGACCTGCTTGACGCGAACCGCATCCAGGCAGGCCAGCGTCTGCCGCTTCGCCTCGACACCTGCGACCTTGGCGGTGTCGCCCAAGAAGTGGTCGAAGACCTAATTGCGCTCCATGGGGAGCGCTTCATGCTCCATGCGGAGGAGCGCGTCCGGGGAGTCTGGAGCGCGGAGGAACTCCACCGCGCGCTCTGGAATTTAGGGAGCAACGCCATCAAGTACGGCTCCGCCACCGAGCCCATCACCTTCACAGTCACCCGGACCGGAGACACGGCCCAAGCGTCAGTCCACAACCGAGGTCCTGTCATCGCACTCACGGACCAGGAACAAATTTTCAAGCCTTTCACCCGGACCCAATCCGCGCAGGAAGGGACGTCGAAGGGGTGGGGGCTTGGACTGACGCTCGTCTGGGGGTGTGCACAAGCACATGGAGGAAGCGTCACAGTCCAGAGTGACGCCGCGACCGGAACAACCTTCACCCTTACGCTGCCGCTGGACGCCCGGCCCTACCAGCCTCGCGAGCCATGAGCCGCTCGCCTTGCCCCAGTTTGGGGCGTTGACTGACAGAGAGGTGACACCCCAGGGAGTTGTACGAATATGCTTCCCTTTTTCGCCGCCCATTGGACGCTGAGTGTGCTCTTCCAAAGCCTCTTCCAGCACCGCTATGCCGCACACCGGATGTTCACGATGACGCCGCGCGCTGAACGCGCCCTGCACCTGGGCACCGCGCTGGTGCAGGGCTCGAGCTACCTCGACCCACGCGCCTACGCCATCCTGCATCGTGAACACCATGCCTACGCGGACACTGTTCGTGACCCGCACTCTCCCGCGCACCACAAACACCTGCCGCGCATGATGTTGGAGACGGGGCGTCGCTACGGGGGCCTACTCACGGGCAACGTCCAGGCCGAGGCACGCTTTACTGGTGGCTACCCCCAGTGGCCCGCAGTGGACCGCTTCTTCAGCAGTTGGGCTTCCCGCCTGGGGTTTGGTGCGCTCTACACGCTAGTCTACAAGCGCTTCGCCACGCGCCGATGGCACTGGGCGCTCCTCCCCGTGCACTTTGTGATGGGGCCTGTGCATGGTGCCATCGTGAACTGGTGCGGACACCGATACGGCTACCGCAACTTCAAGATTCGAGACCAGTCACGAAACACGCTGCCTCTGGACGTAGTGTGCATGGGCGAGCTATTCCAGAACAACCACCATGCCCGGCCGGCGAGCCCAGACTTCGCCGCGAAGCGCTTCGAGTTGGACCCCACATGGCAGGTGATGCGGCTGCTCGCCCGCCTGAGGCTCATCCGAGTATCGCACGCCCCGCCCTCGCAGCCTGCAGCAGCAGGCGAGCGGCGCCAACGCCCGACACGCCGCCTGCTCATGCGTCGCAAGGCCCACGGCACTCCCACGTTCGAATGTCCATCCTGATGAGAAAGAGTGGAGTTGGCACATGCGATTTTCAGAGCGTATCCGCCCAGGTCGTACCGTTGTGGCCGCAGGGGGGCAGCAGATAGGCGTCGTGGAGGCCGTGTACATTGACAGCGAGACTTGGAAGGTCGAGGGGCTTCAAGTGAAGCTGCGCTCCGAAGCCGCCGACCAGATTGGAGCGTTCTGGAATTTCTTCCACGCCGGCCGGGTCGAGCTGCCTACCCGTATTGTCCAGTCAGTAAGCGCCACCGTGGTGCTGTCGGTCTCCATGGACGAGCTTTGCCAAGTACTCCCATTGGAGTCCACACAGCGCTCACATGAGGCGCAGCCCGAAAGAAGGAGCCACTCCACTTGACGACTTCCTGCCTTCATTTCGAGAGACTCTCCTGAGAAGTCGCAAAGAGCTAGGGAGGGCAATCAATTTCTACCAATACGTGCAGAGATTATTCGCCTTCAGCCCCATCATCCTGGAAATAAGTCCAGAGGAGCCCGGGAGCGCGTCTCTCTCATTCCCCCACCACACCCCACTCTTTGGGTGCACCCTTCAATCACATGCACATGGACCTTCCGAGCGAAACGCGAGCATGGGCGGGGCCATTCCTTCACTGAGGTATCTCGCCATGTCCTATCGCGTCACCATCGTCCCCGAACTCTCGGAAGCGTACGAGCAGCTTCCTCCCTCCGGGCACCAACTCATCCAGGAGCGGCTGGACATGCTCGCTGCGGCGGCTGAGGACGCCGCTCAGTCCCCGTCTAGGGTGAGTCGCCCCCATGCGGAGGAACTCGCAGTCGTCTCTCCAGGAATTCATCGGGTATTCCTGGGCGACCAGTGGATTGCGTACCGCGTCCAGTCGGAGGACCACACCCTCGAATTGCTGGATTTCGGCAGTTGGAGCATGAGCCCACTGGCGCGCCAGGCATCCCCTGCTGCGGAATGGCACGGCTCGGGACGCCAGGAGGATGGATGGGACAACGAGGGCGGCGGCAGCCCCCCGTACAGTTCCTAGTCCGCTGTTGTCCGACCCCAGCACCTTCGTTGAGCGGCCAGTGCACCTACCCGCTCCTCGGACACGGCGGCTCGCGACTGCGCAGTGCACCGTTGGCATGACTGCGGGGACAAAGCCTGAGCCAAGCTTCTCGGGCCCTTAGCAATGGCCACCAGCCCGGATACGCTCCTGCGGATGATGCGGCGAATTCGGTCACCTGCGCTCGGAGACTCACGCCTCCTTGGCATCGAGGACGGGGTACTGGGCGTAACGCCAGCATCAGGTCCCCACAATCGAAAGCAAGGAATACTGCGCACGGGGTGCCACTCTCCACCATCATGAGAGCCTCGCCTCTGTCCAGGACGAGGGCGCCAATCAATCATGGTGAGTACCGTGCCCCGGGTATGCGGGACACGGCCTGACAATCGCGCCCAAACAAGCGCGCACATGCATGCTCGCGCCGTCATACGGGTGTGGCTGCCGGACTCGCCAATGGAGCCATTACGGCCACCCTCGACTGTCCCAGTAGCCGCAAAGAATGTCTCGCGCTCTTGCTGCATGCTGGTCGGCCGCTCTCGCTGGCGACCAGCCCCTTCTTCTTTCGCGAGTAGCCGAAGTCGCCCCTCTCATCCGCCCCATAGTGGGTCGACTCACCAAACGACCCAAGTCGCGGCCGACCATGAAGGCCAGCTCTGCGTCCAGCGCGTTCTGACCGTCACCACTTGAGCGAATTGTGCGCGCCGGATGTCCCCGAAATCGGGCCCGAGGCCTTTGCCCTCGCTGGAGGTAAGGCGCGCGGCCCCAACGCCCTCGCACGTCGAGGGCGCCCCTCCCACCGCGCGCCTTGCCTCCACTTTGTCCGGGAGGCCCGTGTGCAGAGCGTCGTCAAAGTCTTCGTCCTCTCTTCTGGCTCGGGCGTGCCACGCCCCGGGCAGGGATTCACCGTCGAGGCTTCCACGCTCGACGAGCTGCAGGAGGCCGCACGCGTGGAGCTGGCTGCCCGCGGGCACCACGTGCGCGCCGTCTCGCACACTCCCACCGGCCTCCTGGCTTACGTGGAGGACCGCCCGTGACAGTGCCGGCCGAGGTTCACCAGGCCGAGGAGCGCCTCCAGGCCATCCTCAAGGCGATGGTGGTGGGCGCCCGCGTCGACGAGCCCGCCAGCCGTCCTGGAGGCGAGGACGCCATGGCCTTCAGCGAGGCCGGCGCCCTCCAGCCCCCGTATGAGCCGGAGGCCCTCTGCCTCCTCGTCGAGCACTCCAACTCGCTGAGACAGAATGTCGATGCCTA
This genomic stretch from Myxococcus virescens harbors:
- a CDS encoding PRC-barrel domain-containing protein — encoded protein: MRFSERIRPGRTVVAAGGQQIGVVEAVYIDSETWKVEGLQVKLRSEAADQIGAFWNFFHAGRVELPTRIVQSVSATVVLSVSMDELCQVLPLESTQRSHEAQPERRSHST
- a CDS encoding acyl-CoA desaturase; translation: MLPFFAAHWTLSVLFQSLFQHRYAAHRMFTMTPRAERALHLGTALVQGSSYLDPRAYAILHREHHAYADTVRDPHSPAHHKHLPRMMLETGRRYGGLLTGNVQAEARFTGGYPQWPAVDRFFSSWASRLGFGALYTLVYKRFATRRWHWALLPVHFVMGPVHGAIVNWCGHRYGYRNFKIRDQSRNTLPLDVVCMGELFQNNHHARPASPDFAAKRFELDPTWQVMRLLARLRLIRVSHAPPSQPAAAGERRQRPTRRLLMRRKAHGTPTFECPS